A portion of the Paenibacillus sp. PvR098 genome contains these proteins:
- a CDS encoding selenium metabolism-associated LysR family transcriptional regulator translates to MALNFHQLHIFYTVAEKGSFSHAAQALHMTQPAVTMQVQSLEDYFGTKLFIRSTKRVELTEAGRTLLPFASRSIELMKETDVSMSKFTHMLEGRLHLGASLTVGEYILPRLLGPFSAEYPNISVSMKVNNTKQILEEVLNHQLTFGLVEAEVKHPDVHTEAVLSDELKLIVPRNHPLASRERIPLEEMLKYPFVLREQGSGTRKVMEEELARAGCDVSMLKIVMELGSTGAVKSAVEAELGISILSQSSLKHEAALGVLNVKEVDGICFSRSFYAIYLSSTLLPISAVTFMTFLRERDLSQWL, encoded by the coding sequence ATGGCACTTAATTTTCACCAGCTTCACATTTTTTACACTGTAGCGGAGAAGGGCAGCTTCTCTCATGCCGCGCAGGCACTGCATATGACTCAGCCGGCTGTGACGATGCAGGTGCAGTCGCTCGAGGATTACTTTGGTACAAAACTGTTCATACGCTCGACCAAACGGGTCGAGCTGACAGAGGCTGGACGCACGCTGCTGCCTTTTGCTTCGCGCAGCATCGAGCTAATGAAGGAAACAGATGTCAGCATGTCCAAATTCACGCATATGCTGGAAGGAAGGCTTCATTTGGGAGCCAGCCTGACGGTGGGAGAATATATTTTGCCTAGGCTGCTCGGACCGTTCAGCGCGGAGTATCCTAATATATCGGTAAGTATGAAAGTCAACAACACGAAGCAAATTCTTGAGGAAGTATTGAATCATCAGTTGACCTTCGGTTTAGTGGAGGCGGAAGTTAAGCACCCCGATGTTCATACGGAAGCCGTGCTGAGCGACGAACTGAAGCTAATCGTGCCAAGAAATCACCCTTTGGCGAGCCGGGAGCGTATCCCGTTGGAAGAGATGCTGAAGTATCCCTTTGTGCTCCGGGAGCAAGGGTCCGGCACACGAAAGGTGATGGAGGAGGAGCTGGCGCGTGCAGGCTGCGATGTATCCATGCTCAAAATCGTGATGGAACTCGGGAGTACAGGGGCGGTAAAATCGGCGGTGGAAGCCGAACTTGGGATTTCCATATTGTCCCAATCTTCGCTAAAGCACGAGGCAGCCCTTGGCGTGTTAAATGTGAAAGAGGTCGATGGGATCTGTTTTTCACGGAGTTTTTATGCGATTTATTTGAGCTCGACACTGCTTCCGATTTCTGCGGTCACATTCATGACGTTCTTGAGAGAACGGGACTTAAGCCAGTGGTTATGA
- a CDS encoding PHP domain-containing protein → MSYADLHTHTLASDGTRSPADNVRLAAEAGLGAVAVTDHDTVGGLAEAAEAGLKYGIAVVPGVEISTVHDGQDIHVLGYWIDDEDPLFLSRLADLRQVRDRRNEMIIARLQELGISITMEDVLRSVQASKKEGDTVGRPHIADALERLGAADSMADAFNRYLGKGAAAYVNPPRITPFEAVRWVLEAGGAPVLAHPGLYGQDELIPQLTEIGLVGLEAYHSDHSPEQEKHYASLAATHGLLITAGSDYHGERGGVVFHAPIGARRVNTDVVDRLFERRGVRP, encoded by the coding sequence ATGTCTTATGCGGATTTACATACACATACATTGGCATCTGACGGGACCAGATCCCCGGCAGACAACGTCAGGTTAGCCGCGGAAGCGGGATTAGGTGCGGTAGCCGTAACCGATCACGATACGGTGGGAGGGCTTGCGGAAGCGGCGGAGGCCGGGTTGAAATATGGTATAGCAGTCGTACCCGGAGTGGAAATCAGCACGGTGCATGACGGGCAGGACATTCATGTGCTTGGCTATTGGATCGATGATGAGGACCCGCTTTTCTTGTCCAGGCTAGCCGACTTGAGGCAGGTACGAGACCGACGCAACGAAATGATCATTGCCCGGTTACAGGAGCTCGGCATCTCCATTACGATGGAGGATGTTCTAAGGTCGGTACAGGCTTCGAAAAAAGAGGGGGATACCGTCGGAAGACCTCATATCGCTGATGCTCTCGAGCGTCTCGGCGCGGCCGATTCGATGGCTGACGCATTCAACCGATACTTGGGCAAAGGAGCCGCGGCCTACGTGAATCCGCCGCGGATTACGCCGTTTGAGGCTGTTCGTTGGGTTCTCGAAGCGGGAGGGGCACCCGTACTGGCGCATCCGGGACTGTACGGGCAGGATGAATTGATTCCGCAGCTTACCGAGATCGGATTAGTCGGTTTGGAAGCCTATCATTCCGATCACTCACCTGAGCAGGAAAAGCATTATGCCTCATTGGCCGCAACGCATGGCCTGCTTATCACAGCGGGATCGGATTACCATGGTGAACGGGGCGGCGTTGTGTTTCACGCTCCGATCGGTGCGCGCAGAGTCAATACGGATGTGGTGGATCGATTGTTCGAGCGCAGAGGAGTGCGCCCATGA
- the galU gene encoding UTP--glucose-1-phosphate uridylyltransferase GalU, which produces MKIRKAIIPAAGLGTRFLPATKAQPKEMLPIVDKPAIQYIVEEAMASGIEDIMIVTGRNKRAIEDHFDRSIELESVLEEKGSFELLEIVRSVSNLADVHYIRQKQPLGLGHAVMCARKFIGDEPFAVMLGDDIIQSDPPFLKQMIDLYEQKESAVIACQDVPWDDVSKYGILSLDEEESGYPFINDLIEKPERGFAPSNKAIIGRYILTPDIFDILEQSLPGRGGEIQLTDALRVLNRQRRMIAYPIQGKRYDVGDKLGYIKATIEMALDREELREPLEQYLRHRLGL; this is translated from the coding sequence ATGAAGATTCGTAAAGCGATTATCCCGGCGGCAGGGCTGGGCACCCGATTTTTGCCAGCGACCAAAGCACAGCCCAAAGAAATGCTGCCGATCGTAGATAAGCCTGCTATTCAATATATTGTGGAAGAGGCGATGGCTTCCGGCATCGAAGATATTATGATCGTAACCGGTCGGAACAAACGAGCCATTGAGGATCATTTTGACAGATCGATAGAACTGGAATCGGTGCTAGAAGAAAAGGGGAGCTTCGAACTCCTAGAAATCGTCCGATCGGTTTCCAATTTAGCGGACGTTCATTACATCCGTCAGAAGCAGCCGCTAGGTCTGGGACATGCCGTTATGTGTGCGCGTAAATTTATTGGTGATGAGCCGTTTGCGGTTATGCTTGGAGACGATATTATTCAGTCCGATCCGCCGTTCTTGAAGCAGATGATCGATTTGTACGAGCAGAAGGAAAGCGCAGTCATTGCATGCCAGGATGTGCCCTGGGATGATGTGAGTAAATACGGTATCCTATCTTTAGACGAGGAAGAGAGCGGATATCCCTTTATAAACGATCTGATCGAAAAACCTGAGCGAGGGTTTGCGCCGTCCAATAAGGCCATTATTGGCCGTTATATTTTGACGCCGGATATTTTTGATATTTTGGAGCAAAGTCTACCTGGAAGAGGCGGTGAAATCCAACTGACTGACGCCCTCCGGGTATTGAATCGGCAGCGCCGAATGATCGCGTATCCGATTCAGGGAAAGCGCTATGACGTTGGTGATAAGCTCGGGTATATCAAGGCGACGATTGAGATGGCGTTGGACCGTGAAGAATTGAGAGAGCCTTTGGAACAGTATTTAAGGCATCGGCTCGGGTTGTAA
- a CDS encoding B12-binding domain-containing protein: MNQRLYTIKEVSMRTGLSTQLIRKWEERYEAVTPSRFPNGYRGYTNRDVESLLWLKKRVGEGVPIGLAVEEMKLLVPGQTDMALTKPYLAIIHMPNEATEYREKLLQLFLRLDQIGAQRFFDQLLALHHMDFVLLQILAPVLVEIGERWERGEISEFQEHFGSHFIRERLLALKNLYHQSADDPLVVTVCSPGERHELGVLFFGYFMLQEGFQIVYLGASPSEKGIMDCLEQMKPAALAFGTSSERLLSEALPFYRELDRRIAELKLMTKVFIGGYIVKEDRLLPGMNSIYMLSGDAQETVKKMKRLIE, from the coding sequence ATGAATCAAAGACTGTACACGATAAAAGAAGTTTCGATGAGAACGGGCTTGTCCACTCAACTGATCCGGAAATGGGAGGAGCGATACGAAGCCGTAACGCCCTCCCGTTTTCCTAATGGGTACAGGGGGTATACGAATCGGGATGTGGAATCTCTGTTGTGGTTGAAGAAGAGAGTCGGGGAAGGCGTACCGATTGGACTTGCCGTGGAAGAAATGAAGCTGCTCGTACCCGGCCAAACGGATATGGCTTTGACGAAGCCGTATCTCGCGATTATTCATATGCCTAACGAGGCGACAGAATACAGGGAGAAGCTGCTGCAGCTTTTTTTGCGGCTTGACCAAATTGGCGCACAGCGGTTTTTCGACCAATTGCTCGCGCTGCATCATATGGATTTCGTGCTGCTGCAGATACTCGCGCCGGTCCTCGTAGAAATCGGAGAGCGTTGGGAACGCGGAGAAATATCGGAATTTCAGGAGCATTTCGGCAGTCATTTTATTCGTGAGAGGCTGCTTGCCCTTAAAAATTTATACCACCAAAGTGCGGATGACCCGCTCGTAGTCACGGTTTGCTCGCCCGGAGAGCGCCATGAGCTTGGTGTGCTGTTCTTTGGATATTTTATGCTGCAAGAAGGCTTTCAGATTGTTTATCTTGGAGCTTCTCCCTCGGAGAAAGGCATTATGGATTGTCTGGAGCAGATGAAGCCGGCAGCGCTGGCCTTCGGTACTTCATCCGAACGGCTGTTGAGCGAGGCGCTTCCGTTCTATCGGGAGCTGGACCGCCGAATTGCCGAGCTCAAGCTGATGACAAAGGTATTCATTGGCGGCTACATTGTCAAAGAAGACCGTTTGCTGCCGGGAATGAACTCGATTTATATGCTCAGCGGAGATGCTCAAGAAACAGTGAAAAAAATGAAACGTTTGATCGAATAA
- a CDS encoding NFACT RNA binding domain-containing protein — protein MSLDGLVVNGLSRELQSCVMGRINKVQMPSNNDIILQIRTAGRTVKLLLSANPTYPRVHLTEQSFINPLEAPMFCMLLRKHCDGGIIEAIEQPGLERVLHFRIRQRDELGDLSVKTVIVEIMGRHSNIILTDPATGIILDGIHHVTPAISSYRVVMPGSTYIAPPEQHKIIPFELNKDQFTQLMTESADAAQAQQEDTASPRFWEQTLVQHLSGFSPLIARELVYRAMGPSFNASTHTVTAERLWEPLRTLTEQVRSGSPDPVIVEQEKTGKTFFSITELTHIPGEVRRYDTVSSCLEAYYGDKAERDTVKQRVSDLIRLISNERNKNVKKLDKLEETLKEARDADKFRILGELLTASMHLIRKGERQIEVINYYDEEQRPVTIELDPLMTPSENAQRYFKKYTKSKNSLIAVKEQMTQAHEEIGYLDSLLQQLASAGLTDIQEIREELTEQGYLRGRGKKGRKKKPNQKPQLSCYTSSEGIPIYVGKNNTQNEYLTNRLAHSGDTWLHTKDIPGSHVVIRNTNYGEATLHEAARLAAYYSQAKESSQVPVDYTLIKHVRKPSGAKPGFVIYDHQKTLFVTPNAEVIKLMPVTVK, from the coding sequence ATGTCATTAGACGGTCTCGTAGTAAATGGCCTCTCTCGCGAGCTTCAAAGCTGCGTCATGGGTCGTATCAATAAAGTACAAATGCCTTCCAATAACGATATCATTCTGCAGATCCGCACTGCAGGACGCACCGTCAAGCTGCTTCTATCAGCTAATCCGACTTACCCAAGGGTGCACCTAACGGAACAAAGCTTTATAAACCCTCTGGAAGCGCCCATGTTTTGCATGCTTCTGCGCAAACACTGTGATGGCGGCATCATCGAAGCGATCGAACAGCCCGGGCTTGAGCGGGTTCTTCACTTCCGCATCCGCCAACGCGACGAACTCGGAGACCTAAGCGTCAAAACGGTCATCGTGGAAATCATGGGCCGACACAGCAACATCATCTTGACCGACCCGGCCACCGGCATTATTTTGGACGGGATTCATCATGTCACGCCGGCGATCAGCAGCTACCGCGTGGTGATGCCCGGCAGCACCTATATCGCGCCGCCTGAGCAGCACAAAATCATTCCATTTGAGCTGAACAAAGACCAATTTACTCAGCTGATGACGGAAAGCGCCGATGCGGCCCAGGCCCAGCAGGAGGATACGGCTTCCCCCCGCTTTTGGGAGCAGACGCTGGTGCAGCACCTTAGCGGCTTTAGCCCGCTGATCGCCCGCGAGCTCGTCTACCGAGCCATGGGGCCTAGCTTCAATGCTTCGACGCATACTGTTACGGCAGAGAGATTGTGGGAGCCCCTTCGCACGCTTACTGAGCAGGTTCGCAGCGGAAGCCCCGATCCCGTCATTGTGGAACAGGAGAAGACCGGGAAAACCTTTTTCTCCATAACCGAGCTCACCCACATTCCCGGAGAGGTCCGTCGTTACGATACGGTCAGCTCTTGTCTGGAAGCCTATTATGGAGACAAGGCGGAGCGGGATACCGTCAAACAAAGGGTATCCGACCTGATCCGGCTGATTTCCAACGAACGGAACAAGAACGTCAAGAAGCTGGACAAGCTCGAGGAAACGCTGAAGGAAGCGCGGGATGCCGACAAGTTCCGCATTCTCGGAGAGCTGCTTACCGCGTCCATGCATCTGATCCGCAAAGGGGAGCGGCAAATCGAAGTCATCAATTATTATGATGAGGAGCAGCGTCCGGTTACGATCGAGCTCGATCCTTTGATGACTCCTTCGGAGAACGCACAACGCTATTTCAAAAAGTATACGAAAAGCAAAAACAGCCTCATCGCCGTAAAGGAGCAAATGACCCAGGCGCACGAGGAAATCGGTTATTTGGACAGCCTGCTGCAGCAGCTGGCAAGCGCAGGGCTAACCGATATCCAGGAGATTCGCGAGGAACTGACGGAACAAGGATACCTTCGCGGGCGCGGTAAGAAAGGACGCAAAAAAAAGCCGAATCAAAAGCCACAGCTTTCCTGTTATACCTCCAGCGAAGGCATACCTATTTATGTCGGAAAGAACAACACCCAGAACGAATACTTAACCAACCGGCTCGCCCATTCGGGGGATACGTGGCTGCATACCAAGGATATTCCTGGCTCTCACGTCGTCATCCGAAACACCAACTACGGGGAAGCCACATTGCATGAAGCCGCCCGGCTCGCTGCTTATTACAGCCAAGCCAAGGAATCGAGTCAGGTGCCCGTCGATTACACGCTGATTAAGCATGTTCGCAAGCCAAGCGGCGCCAAGCCCGGCTTCGTCATCTACGATCATCAGAAAACACTCTTCGTCACACCCAATGCGGAAGTGATCAAGTTGATGCCGGTTACGGTAAAATAA
- a CDS encoding calcium-translocating P-type ATPase, SERCA-type yields MSQKQWYQMTAEETLQSSGTEPSKGLTAEEADKRLSDHGKNELTDGQGVSPITLFLNQFKDFMVLVLVGATLISGLLGEYLDAITIIAIIIMNGILGFVQEFRAERSLHALKELSAPNAKVLRSGKLEQIPARELVPGDIVVLESGDRVPADIRFIEVYGTYAEESALTGESVPVAKHTEALYGEDVTLGDQRNLGFMGTMLTRGTAKGIVIRTGMNTEMGKIADLIQNTDSMETPLQHRLEQLGKILIVVALVLTVMVVIAGIVHGQEPYAMFLAGVSLAVAAIPEGLPAIVTIALALGVQRMIQRKAIVRKLPSVETLGCASVICSDKTGTLTQNKMAVTHLWVGGQWLEVTGNGYDPQGEILKNGEQADIRKNQMLRRLLQVSVLCNNASLDEKQFDGKRRKGEDEPSSFWDIKGDPTEGALVVLGAKAGVTQHSLEGLYRRVNELPFDSERKRMSVVVEHQGGRMVCTKGAPDVLVQQCSYVLWDEKIIPFTPTLKQKVLSANEDMAKNALRVLGLAYRDLKPADRELQEAELECQLVFVGLTGMIDPPRREVREAIVKCRRAGIKTVMITGDHQTTAEAIAKQLGILPQDGLAMNGRQLSAITDEELDKRVDDVYVYARVSPEHKLRIVKSLQRRGHTVAMTGDGVNDAPAIKAADIGIAMGISGTDVSKEASALVLSDDNFSTIVSAIEEGRGIYENIRKFIRYLLASNVGEIMTMFLAMMCGLPLPLVPIQILWVNLVTDGLPAMALGVDQAEKDLMQQKPRPAKENIFARRLGWKIISRGILIGLCTLAAFYITLKQGGDSPDALVKAQTVAFVTLVMAQLIHVFDCRSSRSIFHRNPLQNVWLVLAVVSSLLLMLPVLYVEQLQPIFKTVPLGGFDWLLVLVFAGIPTFLMGIGSVLSGSSKRKRISYGGGPIRPAAR; encoded by the coding sequence ATGAGTCAGAAACAGTGGTATCAAATGACGGCCGAGGAAACGCTGCAATCGTCAGGGACAGAGCCCTCAAAAGGGCTGACTGCGGAAGAAGCGGACAAGCGGCTTTCCGACCACGGTAAGAACGAGCTGACGGACGGACAAGGCGTATCGCCGATCACGCTTTTTTTGAACCAGTTTAAAGATTTCATGGTTCTGGTGCTTGTGGGAGCGACTTTGATATCCGGCTTGCTCGGAGAATATTTGGATGCCATCACAATTATCGCCATCATCATCATGAACGGGATTCTTGGTTTCGTGCAAGAGTTTCGCGCAGAGCGTTCCTTACATGCGTTGAAGGAGCTCTCGGCGCCTAATGCAAAGGTATTGAGATCCGGGAAGCTGGAACAAATTCCGGCTCGTGAGCTGGTTCCCGGCGATATTGTCGTACTGGAAAGCGGTGACCGCGTGCCTGCCGATATCCGCTTTATCGAGGTGTACGGCACGTATGCGGAGGAATCGGCGCTGACGGGCGAGTCTGTGCCGGTGGCCAAGCATACCGAGGCGCTTTATGGAGAAGATGTAACGCTTGGAGACCAGCGTAATCTCGGCTTCATGGGGACCATGCTGACGCGAGGCACGGCCAAAGGTATCGTCATTCGAACCGGCATGAACACGGAAATGGGCAAAATCGCCGATCTCATTCAAAACACGGATTCGATGGAGACACCGCTACAGCATCGTCTTGAACAGCTCGGTAAAATTCTCATCGTCGTTGCTTTGGTATTGACCGTGATGGTTGTCATTGCAGGCATCGTGCACGGTCAGGAGCCATATGCTATGTTTCTGGCAGGAGTCAGCTTGGCGGTTGCGGCGATTCCGGAAGGGCTGCCGGCTATCGTCACGATCGCTCTGGCGCTCGGGGTGCAGCGGATGATTCAACGTAAAGCGATCGTCCGTAAGCTGCCCTCGGTCGAAACGCTGGGCTGCGCATCGGTCATTTGCTCGGACAAAACGGGTACCTTAACTCAGAATAAAATGGCTGTCACCCACTTGTGGGTCGGCGGACAATGGTTGGAGGTTACCGGGAACGGCTACGACCCTCAAGGCGAAATATTGAAAAATGGAGAGCAGGCGGATATCCGAAAGAATCAAATGCTTCGCCGGCTGCTTCAAGTCTCCGTGCTCTGCAACAACGCATCGCTGGACGAAAAGCAATTCGACGGCAAGAGGAGAAAAGGCGAGGATGAACCGTCCAGCTTCTGGGATATCAAGGGAGATCCGACGGAGGGAGCGCTTGTTGTGCTAGGGGCAAAAGCAGGAGTCACACAGCATTCGCTGGAAGGGCTGTACCGGCGGGTGAACGAGCTGCCTTTCGATTCGGAGCGGAAGAGGATGTCGGTTGTGGTGGAGCACCAAGGAGGACGGATGGTATGCACGAAGGGCGCGCCGGACGTGCTGGTGCAGCAGTGCTCCTATGTGCTGTGGGATGAAAAAATCATTCCATTTACTCCAACCTTAAAGCAGAAAGTACTTTCGGCCAATGAGGACATGGCCAAAAACGCGCTCCGTGTACTCGGACTCGCCTATCGAGATTTGAAGCCTGCTGACCGTGAGCTTCAGGAAGCGGAATTGGAGTGCCAGCTTGTGTTTGTAGGCTTAACGGGTATGATCGACCCTCCTAGGCGCGAGGTGCGGGAAGCGATCGTTAAATGCCGCCGTGCGGGGATTAAGACCGTGATGATCACGGGCGACCACCAGACGACGGCGGAGGCTATCGCAAAGCAGCTGGGCATTCTGCCTCAGGACGGGCTGGCGATGAACGGCCGACAGCTATCCGCGATAACCGATGAAGAGCTAGACAAACGGGTAGATGATGTTTATGTGTACGCCCGCGTGTCTCCGGAGCATAAGCTGCGAATTGTAAAATCACTTCAACGCAGGGGGCATACGGTAGCGATGACCGGAGACGGTGTAAACGATGCGCCGGCTATCAAGGCAGCGGATATTGGCATTGCGATGGGCATCAGCGGTACAGATGTTTCCAAAGAAGCGTCCGCGCTTGTGCTCAGCGATGATAACTTCTCCACCATCGTATCCGCCATTGAAGAGGGGCGGGGCATTTATGAAAACATCCGCAAATTCATCCGTTATTTGCTCGCTTCCAATGTCGGCGAAATTATGACGATGTTCTTGGCCATGATGTGCGGGCTTCCGCTACCGCTTGTGCCGATTCAGATTCTGTGGGTCAACTTGGTGACGGACGGCCTGCCGGCGATGGCGCTTGGAGTCGATCAGGCGGAGAAGGATCTCATGCAGCAGAAACCGCGTCCGGCGAAAGAGAATATTTTTGCGCGCCGTCTGGGCTGGAAGATCATCAGCCGCGGTATTTTGATCGGATTGTGTACGCTTGCGGCTTTCTATATTACGCTGAAGCAGGGTGGCGACAGCCCGGACGCGCTCGTCAAAGCGCAGACGGTTGCGTTCGTAACACTCGTCATGGCACAGCTTATTCATGTTTTCGACTGCAGAAGCTCGCGCTCGATCTTTCACCGAAATCCGCTGCAGAACGTCTGGCTTGTGCTTGCTGTTGTGTCGTCGCTTCTATTGATGCTGCCTGTACTTTACGTGGAGCAGCTTCAGCCGATATTCAAGACCGTCCCGCTCGGCGGGTTCGATTGGCTGCTCGTTCTCGTATTTGCCGGAATTCCGACCTTCCTCATGGGTATCGGCAGCGTGTTGAGCGGTTCCTCCAAACGCAAACGCATTTCCTACGGGGGCGGACCGATCCGGCCTGCAGCAAGATAA
- the dapF gene encoding diaminopimelate epimerase, protein MNFTKMQGLGNDFIVLAGHTELPQDAAELAVRLCDRHFGIGADGLVYLLPSQKADYMMRIINSDGSEAEQCGNAIRCAAKYIYDHGMVDQETTGLTIETIGAGPQPVQLSVTGGRVTAVRVDMGAPILAGLAVPTVIEADRVISHPVSVDGREFFFTAVSMGNPHCVIFTEDALQVDLYKWGPELENHPFFPRRINVEFATVRSRDYADMRVWERGAGPTLACGTGACATLVAGVLNGLMDRKATVSLKGGDLLIEWNEADDHVYMTGPAETVFKGTL, encoded by the coding sequence ATGAATTTCACGAAAATGCAAGGTTTAGGAAATGATTTTATCGTTCTGGCCGGACATACCGAGCTGCCTCAGGATGCGGCCGAGCTGGCGGTCCGTTTATGTGATCGTCACTTCGGAATCGGTGCGGACGGGCTGGTGTATTTGCTTCCCTCGCAGAAGGCTGACTATATGATGCGCATTATCAATTCGGACGGCTCGGAGGCGGAGCAGTGCGGCAACGCCATCCGCTGTGCCGCTAAATATATTTATGATCACGGAATGGTGGATCAAGAAACGACCGGGCTCACGATTGAGACCATTGGCGCGGGACCGCAGCCTGTGCAGCTATCAGTGACGGGGGGCCGTGTTACAGCGGTTCGCGTCGATATGGGTGCACCGATCTTGGCTGGGCTTGCGGTGCCTACCGTCATTGAAGCGGATCGGGTTATCTCGCACCCGGTTTCAGTGGACGGACGGGAATTCTTCTTTACCGCCGTGTCGATGGGGAATCCGCACTGCGTTATATTTACGGAGGATGCGCTGCAGGTCGATCTGTATAAGTGGGGGCCCGAACTCGAGAACCATCCGTTTTTCCCACGCCGCATCAATGTCGAGTTCGCCACGGTGCGCAGCCGGGATTATGCTGATATGCGCGTATGGGAACGCGGCGCGGGACCTACGCTTGCTTGCGGAACGGGGGCATGCGCCACGCTGGTGGCCGGGGTTCTGAACGGGCTGATGGACCGCAAGGCTACCGTATCGCTGAAAGGCGGCGATCTGCTGATCGAGTGGAACGAAGCAGACGATCATGTGTACATGACCGGACCTGCGGAAACGGTGTTTAAAGGAACGCTTTAA